The DNA window CGTCAGATCCGCCACGGCGAACGACTCCGGGGTCACCAGGGAGGCGCGCATCCGGGCGTCGGTGGACCCCGACCCGAGCAGCAGCACGCTGCCGGAAGTGATCGCGCACGCCGCTTCGAAGTCCGGCTTGAGGTGTTTCGTGCCGGCCGCCGAGCTGAACTCCTCCAGGCCGTCCACCGCGTCGACCACGCGCACCGGGGTGACCGTGTCGCCGCGCCACCAGGCCGCGTGGGTGGCGTCGTCCTGAACGACGAGCCACCCGTCACCGAACGGCGCGATCGCGGAGGCGGCCCGCACCGGCGTGCCGTCGTCGAAGCGCAACGAGGACGTGCTTTCCACGGTGAGTTGCATAGTGAGATCCAGCCTACGGCCCGGAGCGCTCCTGCCGGGGCCTGACGTCGTCCTGCCCGGGGCGTTCGTCACCCCGTACCGGAGAAGAAGCGCAAGCCGTCCTCCCAGCGTGACCGGCGCTGGTCCTCGGTCTGCTCCCACCAGGGCGTGCCGCGCTCGCCGAGCGCCACCTTCGCCGCCTGCACCCGGGCACGGGCCGGCGCCGGATCCCGGCCGGCCCGCAGCGCGGCGCCCACGTCCCGGCGGGCCGCCATCAACGCCCGGCGCAGCTCGGCGGCCGCCTCCTCGGGGATGGCCGGGTCGGTGGCCCGCCAGGGCCTGCCGTCGACGACGATGTACCGGCCGTCCTCGGTGGTCTCCATGTCACCCATGATCGCCTGCCGGCGGGTCAGGTGATCACCGGGCTGCGGCGTTCCAGGAGTACGACGTCACGCCAGACGCCGTGGTGGCGGCCGACCCGTTCGCGGGTGCCGACGACGCGGAAACCGCAGGCGGTGTGCAGGGCGAGGCTCGCCGCGTTCTCCGGGAAGACGCCGGACTGGATCGTCCAGACGCCGGCGTTCTCGGTGCTCGTGATCAGCGCGGTGAGCAGCAGCCTGCCGATGCCGCGGCCGTGGGCGCCGGGGTGGACGTAGACGGAGTGCTCGACGACGCCGGCGTAGACGCAGCGGTCCGAGACGGGGGAGCAGGCGACCCAGCCGAGGATCCGGTTCTGCTCGTCACCGGGGTCCATGGCGACGAATCGGTGATCGGGCAGCCGGGCCGCGTCGAACGCCTGCCAGGTGGGTGGCTCGGTCTCGAAGGTGGCGTGGCCGGAGGCGATGCCGAGCCGGTAGACGTCGATGACCTGGTCGGCGTGGTCGGCGGTCATCGTGACGAGGCGGGCGGGTTCGGGATGCGTCACCACCCCAGTCTGACGTAGCCGACCGACGCCGTGCCGAACGACCGCCGGGCATCGCGCGGCGCCCGGCCGCCACCCCGATCGCCGCGAGACAGCAGCCGGCGGCACGCAAGCGGGGCGGGACGGGGTCAGGCGGCCAGGATGGATTCGGCGGCGGCTCGGCCCATGCGCAGGGCGCCGTCCACGTGCTGGAAGCCGGCTCCGGCGATGTCCGAGCAGGCCCAGTGGATCGGGCCGACCGGGGTGCGCAGGTCGGCCCCGTACCGGGAGAGGCCGCCCAGGTCGAAGCTCGCGCCGTAGGCGCCCCGCGTCCACTCCTCGCTGGCCCAGTCCGACTCGTAGTAGACGACCGGGTTCAGCGCCTGCTCACCGAGGAACTCGGCGATCGAGGCGAGGATCCGCTCCCGGCGCGCGGCCGGGTCCAGGGCGAACAACTGGTCGGCCTTCTCGTCGGCGACGAAACCGACGAGGGTGCCACGGGTGTCGCCGTGGTTCGTGTTGTCGTAGACCTCCTGGACCAGCGACTGCGATCCGAACCCGGTGCCGGACAGGCCGTCGGCCCGCCAGAACGGCGTCTCGTAGACCGCGTGCACCTTGATTACCAGGCCCATCGACAGGTGCTGGTGCAGCTGGTGCTGACGGCGCGGAAGCGGGGGCTCGTAACTGATCCGGGAGTACAGGGGCGGCGGGACCGCCACGATAACCTGCTCCGCCCGTACCGTGATGTGGTCGGAAACGACGGTGACCGAACCGCCTGGCTCGCGCCGGATCGTGCGGACCGGGGTGCCGAGGTGCACGTCGGCGCCGAGCGACGCGGCCATCGCCAGCGACACCGACTGCATGCCGCCGATCACCCGGCGGTCGAGGATGAAGTTCTCGTCGGTGAGGTGGCTGAACGAGCCGGCCGAGGCCGCCATCAGCAACGCCTGCAGGGCGGAGAAGCTGTGCGCCGGCTTGGTCAGCATGCCGCCCGCGATGAACAGGCCGACCGCGTCGCAGGCCTCGTCGTCGGCGGACTCGCGGCGCAGCCAGTGCTGGAAGGAGATGGTGTCGAGTTCGCGGGCGCGCGGGTGCTTCCAGGGCGCGTCGGGGTCGATCTCGGCGACGAGCTCGTCCAGGATCGTGGTGAGACGGTCGATCTCGGCGGTCGTCTTCTCGCTGGTCGGGAACGTCGCAGCCTGGTACCGGGTACGGGTGCCGTCCGGCGCGAGGTAGACCGCGTCGCCCTCCCGGTAACGCGGGTACGTGCCCAGGCCCAGCTCGCTGAGCAGGGACAACAGCTCGGTCTGATCGGGTGACACCCACTGGCCGCCGATTTCGAGGAACGCCCCGTCGATCACGTCGCTCCACGTGCGGCCGCCGACCCGGTCCCGCGCTTCGAGAACGGCCACGCTGCGTCCGGCGGCGGCGAGGGTACGGGCGGCCATCAGGCCGGCCGGACCGGCCCCGACCACGACTACGTCC is part of the Actinoplanes missouriensis 431 genome and encodes:
- a CDS encoding flavin monoamine oxidase family protein, yielding MDTVIERDVVVVGAGPAGLMAARTLAAAGRSVAVLEARDRVGGRTWSDVIDGAFLEIGGQWVSPDQTELLSLLSELGLGTYPRYREGDAVYLAPDGTRTRYQAATFPTSEKTTAEIDRLTTILDELVAEIDPDAPWKHPRARELDTISFQHWLRRESADDEACDAVGLFIAGGMLTKPAHSFSALQALLMAASAGSFSHLTDENFILDRRVIGGMQSVSLAMAASLGADVHLGTPVRTIRREPGGSVTVVSDHITVRAEQVIVAVPPPLYSRISYEPPLPRRQHQLHQHLSMGLVIKVHAVYETPFWRADGLSGTGFGSQSLVQEVYDNTNHGDTRGTLVGFVADEKADQLFALDPAARRERILASIAEFLGEQALNPVVYYESDWASEEWTRGAYGASFDLGGLSRYGADLRTPVGPIHWACSDIAGAGFQHVDGALRMGRAAAESILAA
- a CDS encoding GNAT family N-acetyltransferase; this encodes MTADHADQVIDVYRLGIASGHATFETEPPTWQAFDAARLPDHRFVAMDPGDEQNRILGWVACSPVSDRCVYAGVVEHSVYVHPGAHGRGIGRLLLTALITSTENAGVWTIQSGVFPENAASLALHTACGFRVVGTRERVGRHHGVWRDVVLLERRSPVIT